The genomic region CGGTGACGCCGTCGGCCGGCATGGTGGTGTAGACGACGGGCAGGGACTGCACCACCATGGGGATGGTCTGCAGGTTGCCCATCTTGCTGGGCAGGTTGACCGAGGGGATGGTGTGGATGACGTGCAGGATCTGCTGCCCGCCGCTGCCCTGCGACGACGCCAGGATGGAGCCGGGCGACAGCACGGCCGGGATGGCCGAGGCGGCCGAGCCCAGCGCCGGGGAGGCGATGGACACGGTGGGCGCGGCGGGGACGGGGGGCGCCACCAGCAGGGGCGACGAGTGcacggggggcggcggcggcggcggcgggggctgcgtggcgggcggcggcggaggggccTTGGCCTTGTTGAGGGAGAGGTCGACGGGCTCGGCCTGCGGCTGCCCGCAGTCGGTGGCCAGCAGCTCCTCGGGCGGCTCCGTCTT from Oxyura jamaicensis isolate SHBP4307 breed ruddy duck unplaced genomic scaffold, BPBGC_Ojam_1.0 oxyUn_random_OJ69898, whole genome shotgun sequence harbors:
- the LOC118159358 gene encoding Krueppel-like factor 8, producing LEPPVLLADIKTEPPEELLATDCGQPQAEPVDLSLNKAKAPPPPPATQPPPPPPPPPVHSSPLLVAPPVPAAPTVSIASPALGSAASAIPAVLSPGSILASSQGSGGQQILHVIHTIPSVNLPSKMGNLQTIPMVVQSLPVVYTTMPADGVTAITVPLIGGDGKNTGSGKGLPTPQGPPAALHTRPQRRGVGWHPHKVAPEPPGA